A single Thermococcus celericrescens DNA region contains:
- a CDS encoding GNAT family N-acetyltransferase translates to MRPIILRGSLVSIGMLLKDDLRQVWLWYNDRDVRKYLSFPEEIFFYEDELEWYEALRREKKHEKVFAIMENSSRSLVGLVGLHRIDHHNGRAELGYFLAKRHWGHGYASEAVKLALEYAFEWLNLRKVYAHVFETNIASIRVLEKNGFKLAGRWRKHQYVPGEGFVDVLMYERFREQDAINESPTNADLLPAVKGEGSA, encoded by the coding sequence ATGAGGCCGATCATACTAAGGGGAAGTCTCGTGTCGATAGGCATGCTTCTGAAGGACGACCTGCGGCAGGTCTGGCTCTGGTACAACGACCGCGATGTCAGGAAGTACCTCTCTTTCCCGGAGGAGATATTCTTCTACGAGGACGAGCTGGAGTGGTACGAGGCTCTGAGGCGGGAAAAGAAGCACGAAAAGGTATTTGCGATCATGGAGAACTCCTCGCGCTCCCTCGTTGGACTTGTGGGGCTGCACAGGATAGACCACCACAACGGGCGCGCCGAGCTGGGATACTTCCTGGCCAAAAGGCACTGGGGCCACGGCTACGCCAGCGAGGCTGTAAAGCTCGCCCTCGAATACGCCTTCGAATGGCTCAACCTGCGGAAGGTCTATGCCCACGTCTTCGAGACAAACATCGCATCGATAAGGGTTCTTGAGAAGAACGGCTTCAAACTTGCCGGCCGCTGGAGGAAGCACCAGTACGTCCCGGGGGAGGGCTTTGTTGATGTGCTGATGTACGAGCGGTTCAGGGAGCAGGATGCGATAAATGAAAGTCCAACGAACGCTGACCTCCTCCCTGCCGTGAAGGGCGAGGG